The Silene latifolia isolate original U9 population chromosome Y, ASM4854445v1, whole genome shotgun sequence sequence ggtttatgggaagtcttgtTATTTACCTATTGAACTAGAGTCCAAAGCTTGGTGGGCTATTCATAAATTAAACTATGATTCTAAATTGTATGGTGTGAAACGTttgttgcagctagatgaattggaagagtttaggctaaatgcctacgaCAGTGCGCGCATCTACCAGGAGAAAACAAAGAGGTGGAACGACAAAAGAATCATACCgcgagaatttcatgtcgggaAGATGGTGctgttgtttaatgcccgattgcgcTTGTTTCCTCGTAAGCTGAAATCTAGGTGGAGTGGCCCCTACACAGTGACAGTTGTCACCAAGTTTGGGTCCGTTGAGTTAGAGCATCCCGATGGCAGAAGATTTAAAGTGAATCGCCatcatgtgaagcattactatg is a genomic window containing:
- the LOC141628308 gene encoding uncharacterized protein LOC141628308, translating into MSGALISKDPFRLVKLDELEEFRLNAYDSARIYQEKTKRWNDKRIIPREFHVGKMVLLFNARLRLFPRKLKSRWSGPYTVTVVTKFGSVELEHPDGRRFKVNRHHVKHYYGADDYVGNVEVFYFDHLDGKEN